The following proteins are encoded in a genomic region of Spirochaetaceae bacterium:
- a CDS encoding ABC transporter permease: MSAYIIRRLLLIIPTLFILSVLVFLSVRFIPGDTIDAMLGKTELQSAEVDRAALERMLGLDVPVHVQYARWIGGILLKGTLGPSLIGNREAVEARIITRLPVTIELGVLAILIGLVIALPVGIYSAMRQDTAADYVGRSVAILGLATPNFWLATIVVLYPALWWAWSPPMQWVPFREDPLGNLGVLILPSLILGTALAAATMRMTRTMMLEVLRQDYVRTAWSKGLRERVVVMRHAVKNALIPVVSLIGLQLPILVGGSVIMENIFSLPGLGRLMLVALEDRDYPVVSGINLFFATAVVLFNLLIDLLYSWLDPRVRYE, from the coding sequence ATGAGCGCGTACATCATCCGGCGGTTACTGCTGATCATCCCGACCCTGTTCATCCTGAGTGTGCTGGTCTTTCTCTCGGTGCGCTTCATCCCCGGCGATACCATAGACGCGATGTTGGGCAAGACCGAGCTTCAGTCCGCGGAGGTGGACCGTGCCGCGCTCGAGCGGATGCTCGGCCTGGATGTGCCAGTCCATGTGCAGTATGCACGCTGGATCGGAGGCATTCTCCTGAAGGGCACCCTCGGTCCCTCCCTGATCGGCAACCGCGAAGCGGTGGAGGCGAGGATCATCACTCGGCTGCCGGTAACCATCGAGCTCGGTGTGCTGGCTATCCTCATCGGGCTGGTGATAGCACTGCCGGTGGGCATCTACTCGGCGATGCGCCAGGATACGGCCGCCGACTACGTGGGGCGCTCGGTCGCCATCCTCGGCCTGGCTACGCCCAACTTCTGGCTGGCAACCATAGTGGTGCTCTACCCGGCCCTCTGGTGGGCGTGGTCGCCGCCGATGCAGTGGGTCCCTTTCCGCGAAGACCCGCTGGGGAATCTGGGGGTGTTGATCCTCCCGAGCTTGATTCTGGGGACGGCTCTGGCTGCCGCAACCATGCGCATGACGCGTACCATGATGCTGGAGGTGCTGCGGCAGGACTACGTCCGCACCGCCTGGTCCAAGGGGCTCAGGGAGCGGGTGGTCGTCATGCGGCACGCCGTCAAGAACGCACTCATCCCGGTGGTGTCGCTGATCGGCCTGCAGTTGCCGATCCTGGTAGGTGGCTCGGTCATCATGGAGAACATCTTCAGCCTGCCGGGTTTGGGGCGCCTCATGCTGGTTGCCCTGGAAGACCGCGACTACCCGGTGGTCTCCGGGATCAACCTGTTCTTCGCCACCGCGGTGGTGCTGTTCAATCTCCTGATCGACCTGCTCTACTCCTGGCTGGACCCGAGGGTGCGCTATGAATAA